In the genome of Rhodoplanes sp. Z2-YC6860, one region contains:
- a CDS encoding M16 family metallopeptidase, which yields MSHTMRCLIAFAFAFVAAFAVLPAQPAAAMTIKRVVSPGGIEAWLVQDSSLPLIAMNFSFAGGSTEDPDTKSGTAYMVSSMLDEGAGPLDSKAYHQQLEDNAVELSFSVNHDYFQGSIKLLKDRQDKSFELLRLALNEAKFVPDATVRVREQVLSALRRETTDPGSIANRAWWSTAFEGHPYARPNNGTLISVPTITEDDMRDYTRRVFTRGHLKVAAVGDIDPETLGKVLDRVFGALPATGTLREVADVTVHDTGRRIVSQLAVPQAVIRMGGNGVPRKDPDFMAAYLVNHILGGGSFTSRLYDQVREKRGLVYGVTSYLTNLRHSPLFMVSTQTSADKTREALELIEQQVAQMVADGPTAEELAKAKSYLKGAYALNFDTSTKIAAMLLQIQIDDVGIDYIEKRSALIDSVSVEDTRRVAKRLAPTGLLTTVVGQPKNLASKEPRG from the coding sequence GTGAGCCATACCATGCGGTGCCTGATCGCTTTCGCATTTGCCTTCGTCGCGGCCTTTGCCGTGTTGCCGGCGCAGCCGGCCGCGGCCATGACGATCAAGCGCGTCGTCTCGCCGGGCGGTATCGAGGCCTGGCTGGTGCAAGACTCCTCGCTGCCGCTGATCGCGATGAACTTCTCGTTCGCCGGCGGCTCGACCGAGGATCCGGACACCAAGTCCGGCACCGCCTACATGGTCTCGTCGATGCTCGACGAGGGCGCGGGCCCGCTCGACTCAAAGGCCTACCACCAGCAGCTCGAGGACAACGCCGTCGAGCTGAGCTTCTCGGTCAACCATGACTACTTCCAGGGTTCGATCAAGCTTCTGAAGGACCGGCAGGACAAGAGCTTCGAGCTGCTGCGGCTCGCGCTGAACGAGGCGAAGTTCGTGCCCGACGCGACAGTGCGCGTTCGCGAGCAGGTGCTGTCGGCGCTTCGCCGCGAGACCACCGATCCGGGCTCGATTGCAAACCGCGCCTGGTGGAGCACGGCGTTCGAAGGCCATCCCTATGCGCGGCCCAACAACGGCACGCTGATCTCGGTGCCGACCATCACCGAAGACGACATGCGCGATTACACCCGACGCGTGTTCACGCGCGGCCACCTCAAGGTGGCCGCGGTCGGCGACATCGACCCTGAGACGCTGGGCAAGGTGCTCGACCGCGTGTTCGGCGCGTTGCCGGCGACCGGCACGCTGCGTGAGGTCGCCGACGTCACGGTGCACGACACCGGCCGGCGGATCGTGTCGCAGCTTGCGGTGCCGCAGGCGGTGATCCGGATGGGCGGCAACGGCGTGCCGCGCAAGGACCCGGATTTCATGGCCGCCTATCTCGTCAACCACATCCTCGGCGGCGGCTCTTTCACGTCGCGGCTCTACGATCAGGTCCGCGAGAAGCGCGGCTTGGTCTATGGCGTGACGTCCTATCTGACGAACTTGCGCCACAGCCCACTGTTCATGGTCAGCACCCAGACCAGCGCCGACAAGACTCGCGAGGCGCTGGAGCTGATCGAGCAGCAGGTCGCGCAGATGGTCGCCGACGGCCCGACCGCCGAAGAGCTCGCCAAGGCCAAGTCCTATCTCAAGGGGGCCTATGCACTGAACTTCGACACCTCGACCAAGATCGCGGCCATGCTGCTGCAGATTCAGATCGACGACGTCGGCATCGATTATATCGAGAAGCGCAGCGCCTTGATCGACTCGGTGAGTGTCGAGGACACCCGCCGCGTGGCCAAGCGGCTCGCGCCGACCGGCCTCCTGACCACCGTGGTTGGTCAGCCTAAAAATCTCGCCTCCAAGGAGCCGCGGGGGTAA
- a CDS encoding M16 family metallopeptidase, protein MPSHPKFDRFRLTAAGLLLAASLTAAPAIAAEAKPAVGHFTLNNGLEVVVIPDHRAPVVTHMVWYKVGAADETPGKSGLAHFLEHLMFKGTAKNAMGKFSQAVAAVGGQENAFTSQDYTGYFQRVSRENLKEMMEFESDRMTGLVLSPEAVVPELKVVLEEYNMRVGNNPQARLSEQIDAALFLNHPYGRPIIGWRQEIEALTRDDAIAFYKRFYTPNNAVLVIAGDVTTEEVRPMIEETYGKVPKVAELAPRARPQEPPPVAVRHLTMADPRVAQPTMHRAYLVPSSSSAKPGESEALEVLAFILGHGNTSRLYNALVEGNAVSVGAGSAYSGSALDPSQFVVYGSPKPGVTLPQLEEAIDGVIDNLLAGGVTADEVERATSRLVAESIYAQDNQATMARWYGAALTSGGSVERVQSWADRIRAVTPDGVLQVAKTYLDKRRSVTGYLVKDTAAKEDKRS, encoded by the coding sequence TTGCCAAGCCATCCCAAGTTCGATCGCTTCCGCCTCACCGCGGCAGGCCTGCTTCTGGCTGCCTCCTTGACCGCAGCCCCGGCCATCGCCGCCGAAGCCAAGCCTGCCGTCGGACACTTCACGCTCAACAATGGCCTTGAGGTGGTGGTGATCCCGGATCACCGAGCCCCGGTCGTCACACACATGGTCTGGTACAAGGTTGGCGCCGCCGACGAGACGCCAGGCAAGTCGGGTCTCGCGCATTTCCTCGAACACCTGATGTTCAAGGGCACCGCCAAGAACGCGATGGGCAAGTTCTCGCAGGCGGTCGCTGCTGTCGGCGGCCAGGAGAACGCTTTCACGTCGCAGGACTACACCGGCTACTTCCAGCGCGTGTCACGCGAGAATCTCAAGGAGATGATGGAGTTCGAGTCCGACCGCATGACCGGCCTCGTTCTCAGCCCCGAGGCCGTGGTGCCGGAACTCAAGGTGGTGCTCGAAGAATACAACATGCGGGTCGGCAACAATCCGCAGGCCCGGCTCTCCGAGCAGATCGATGCGGCGCTTTTTCTGAACCACCCCTACGGCCGGCCGATCATCGGCTGGCGGCAGGAGATCGAGGCGCTGACCCGCGATGATGCGATCGCCTTTTACAAGCGCTTCTACACCCCCAACAACGCCGTGCTGGTGATCGCAGGCGACGTGACGACCGAAGAGGTCCGCCCGATGATCGAGGAGACCTACGGCAAGGTGCCGAAGGTCGCCGAGCTCGCGCCTCGCGCACGGCCGCAGGAGCCGCCGCCGGTCGCGGTGCGCCACCTGACAATGGCCGATCCGCGCGTCGCGCAACCGACCATGCACCGTGCCTATCTCGTGCCGTCGTCGTCGAGCGCCAAGCCTGGCGAATCCGAGGCGCTCGAGGTGCTGGCCTTCATTCTCGGCCACGGCAACACCAGCAGGCTCTACAACGCACTGGTCGAGGGAAACGCCGTTTCGGTCGGCGCCGGCAGCGCCTACAGCGGCAGCGCGCTCGACCCCTCGCAGTTCGTCGTCTACGGCTCGCCCAAGCCCGGCGTGACCTTGCCGCAGCTCGAAGAAGCCATTGATGGTGTGATCGACAATCTGCTCGCGGGCGGCGTCACCGCCGACGAGGTCGAACGCGCCACGAGCCGCCTCGTCGCCGAATCGATCTACGCCCAGGACAACCAGGCCACCATGGCGCGCTGGTACGGCGCAGCCCTTACTTCGGGGGGCAGTGTCGAGCGGGTGCAGAGCTGGGCCGACCGCATTCGCGCCGTGACGCCCGACGGCGTGCTCCAGGTTGCCAAGACCTACCTCGACAAGCGCCGTTCGGTGACCGGCTATCTCGTGAAAGACACCGCCGCCAAAGAGGACAAACGGTCGTGA
- the lspA gene encoding signal peptidase II: protein MTAAAMHRTRLLWGSLTALGAITALVTGAADQASKLWLLRVYDLATKGAVKVMPFVDFVLTWNTGISYGWFQQEGPFGQWALLALKVIAVALLWIWLARAHSRLTALALGLIIGGAIGNAIDRLLYGAVADFVLLHLETASWRFNWYVFNLADVAIVAGVAILLYESVWGDHAPKAP, encoded by the coding sequence ATGACGGCTGCCGCGATGCATCGGACGCGCCTGCTTTGGGGATCGCTCACCGCGCTCGGCGCGATTACGGCGCTCGTCACCGGGGCGGCCGACCAGGCCTCGAAGCTCTGGCTGCTCCGGGTCTACGATCTGGCCACGAAGGGCGCCGTCAAGGTCATGCCCTTTGTGGACTTCGTGCTGACCTGGAACACCGGCATCAGCTATGGCTGGTTCCAGCAGGAGGGCCCGTTCGGCCAATGGGCGCTTCTGGCACTGAAGGTCATCGCCGTGGCGCTGCTGTGGATATGGTTAGCCCGGGCCCATTCCCGACTGACCGCGCTGGCACTCGGCCTGATCATCGGCGGGGCCATCGGCAATGCCATAGACCGGCTGCTTTACGGGGCGGTGGCCGATTTCGTGCTCTTGCACCTCGAAACCGCCTCGTGGCGCTTCAATTGGTACGTCTTTAACCTGGCCGATGTAGCCATCGTTGCCGGTGTGGCCATCCTCTTGTATGAATCGGTATGGGGAGACCACGCCCCAAAAGCGCCCTGA